The DNA sequence GACATCAACCGGCACCTGTGGCAGTTCGCGCCGACGGTGCACGCCGGCTGGCTCGACCTGTGGCCGGCCTTCGCGCTCGAGGACGGCGAGCTGAACCCCGCCTACTCGGAGGACCGCCTCCATCTCAACCAGGAGGGGTACCGAGTCTGGGCGGCGGAGCTCGCCAACGGCCTGGAGCGCCTCCGCGACCTGCCGCTCACCAGCCGGGCGATCCAGCTTCCCGACCTGGGAGGCGCGGCCTAGCCGTCCCGCCGGTCAGCCGGTCCGGAGCACCTCGCGGTACACCTCGATGCCCCGGAGCCAGGTGCTCACCCGGATGCGCTCGTCGCGCGCGTGCAGGGCGCCCCGCTCCTCGCTGCTCAACTCGAACGGGGTGAACCGGTACACCGCGGGGCTCAGGCCGGCGAAGTGCCGGGCGTCGCTGGCGCCGAGCATGACATAGGGCACCACGACGGCCTCGGGATGGATCCCCTCGACGGCGCGAGCCAGCCGGTCCCACTCCCGCCCGCTCATCGCGGAGACGGGCGACGGCTCGCTCGCGTCGAGCGCATCGATGGCCACCGCCGGGTCGCGGACGGCGCGGCGGAGGTGCTCGACCGTCCCGGCGACGTCCGACCCCACCGCGATGCGGACATTGACGACGGCCTCGGCGACTTCGGCCAGAGCGTTGGCCGCCAGACTCCCGCGCAGCTGGGTGACAGCAGCGGTCGTCCGCACGATGGCGCGAGTCTCGTCGCTCAACCTCCCGAACACCGCGCGCAGCAGCGGCTGGAGGCGGCGCGCGCGAGTGAACACGAAGCGCAACGGCCCCCGGGCGTGCTCTCCGAGGCGTTCGACCATCTCGAGCGTCGGCTCGTTGAGGCGTGCCGGGAAGGGGCGCGCGTTGATCCTCGTGATCGCGCGCGCCAGCCGGACCGGCGCAGCGACGCGGGGCGGCGTCGAGGCGTGGCCGCCGTGCTGCTCGACGCGCAGCCGCACGCTCGCGATGCCCTTCTCGCTGACACCGACGACGGCGATCGGCGCGCGCACGCCGGGGAACACTCCCTCCACGATCGCGCCGCCCTCGTCGAGGACGAGCCGCGGTCGGACGCCGCGGCTCGCGAGCGCCGCCGCGATGGCCCGGGCGCCGCTCCCGAGGGTCTCCTCGTCGTGCCCGAAGCTCAGGTAGACGTCGCCGCGCGGTGAGAACCCGTCCCGGAGGAGTCCCTCCACCGCTTCGAGGATGGCCACCAGGGAGCCCTTGTCGTCGATCGCGCCGCGGCCCCACAGCAGCGCGGCGTCTCCCGTCCCGGTCAGCGTCGCAGCGAAGGGTGGGTGACTCCAGCCTTCGTCGGTCGCGGGGACGACGTCGTAGTGCGCCATGAGCACGGTGGGCGCTTCGCCCCCGCTCCCACGCCAGCGGTAGAGGAGGGACCGGCCGTGCTCCTCCCGCTCGAGCGTCGCGTGGAGGAGCGGATACAGCTCAGCCAGCGCACCGGAGAACCGGTCGAACGCGTCCCAGTCCGTCTCCTCCACGGGATTCCGGGAGACGGTGGGGATCGTCAGCAGTGCGCGGAAGCGCTCGATGGCCGCCGCGTCTCCGGCGCCGCCGGCGCCGCCGGCGCGGCCCTCGCGGCTCACTCGCCGGCCGCCGTGCGGAACGCCGACAGCGCCTCCTCGGAGAAGAGCACGAACCGCACCGACTCCACCGAACCCACACCGGACGAGAGGACCGCTCGCACGGTGCTGATCGCGACGCGGGCGGCGTCGTCCATCGGCCAGCCGTAGACGCCGGCGGAGATGGCGGGGAACGCCACGGTGCGCGCACCGAGCTCCCGGGCGACGCGGAGGGACGACCGGTACGCGTTCTGCAGGAGCGGCGTCCGGTCCTCTCGTGAGCTCCAGACCGGGCCGACCGCGTGGACGACCCAGCGGGCGTCGAGCTCGCCGCCGGTCGTCGCGACGGCCTGGCCGGTGGGGAGGCCGTCCGGCAGCACCGTGGCCCGCAGTTCGCGGCAGGCCTCGAGGATGGCCGGGCCGCCGCGCCGGTGGATGGCGCCGTCGACCCCGCCGCCGCCGAGGAGGGAGCTGTTGGCGGCGTTGACGATCGCGTCCACGGCCTGATCGGTGATGTCGCCGCGGACGATCTCGAGGTAGTCGGTCACGTCAGCCCCGGTTGTTGGAGAGCTCGTACACCTTCAGCAGCTCGGCGATGGCGTCGTCCCGCTGGCTGCCGCCCTCCTCGAACATCTCCGACACGTGGGTGCGGAGATGGTTCTCGACCAGGAGCTTGTTGAGCGAGCCCAGGGACTTCTGTATCGCCAGGGACTGGGTGATGATGTCGATGCAGTAGTCCTCGTTCTCGATCATCTTCTCGAGCCCGCGGAGCTGCCCCTCGAGGATGCGCGTCCGATGCATCGCGCGCTTCTTGATGTCTGCGATCACCCCACCAGGATAGCCCCGATCCCATATACCCCTATGGGGTAGTGGTAGCATCGTCGCATGCAGACCCGTTACGACGTGCTCGGAATGACCTGCGACCACTGCGCCCGCGCGGTGAGCGGTGAGCTGTCGGCGCTCGAGGGCGTCTCAGCCGTCGAGGTCGACGTGGAGCAGGGGACCGCGCTTGTGACGAGCGACGGCCCCCTCGACGAGGCTCTCGTCGCCGACGCGGTCGCCGAGGCCGGGTACAGCCTCGGGCGGCCGGGGAGGCTGCCGCTCCTGTGAGCGTCGCACAGACCGCCGCTGCCGATGCGGTGCGCGTCGAGCTCGCGGTCGAGGGCATGACGTGCGCGAGTTGTGTCGCGCGGGTCGAGCGCAAGCTGCAGCGCGTCCCCGGCGTGGGCGCCAGCGTGAATCTGGCGACCGAGCGGGCAAGCGTGACGGCTCCCTCCGGTGTCGCGACCGAAGACCTGATCCGCGCGGTCGAGCAGGCCGGGTACAGCGCGCGCGTCATCCCCGCGGAGCGCGAGGCCGGCGACGAGGCATACGAGGAGGACGCGTCGTCAGCCCGGCTCGTTCCCCGACTGATCGTCGCCGCCGTCCTCAGCCTCCCCGTCGCGCTGCTCTCCATGGTGCCCGCATTGCGGTTCCCGGGCTCCGAGATCGTCGCGATGGTGCTGACGCTCCCCGTCGTCCTGTGGGCGGGATGGCCGTTCCACCGGGCCGCTGCCGTGGCACTCCGGCATGGCTCGGCGACGATGGACACCCTCGTCTCCCTCGGGACGCTCGCCGCGCTCGGCTGGTCCACGGTCGTCGCGCTGACCGGCGCGGACGCGCACCAGTACTTCGAGGTGGCCGCGGTGGTGACCACCTTCATCCTGATCGGCCGGGTGATCGAGCAGCGCAGCCGGCGACGGGCGGGCGCAGCGCTGCGGTCGCTCCTGGAGGCGGGCGGCCGCGAGGCGACGCGGCGCACGTCCGGCGGCGGTGAGCACCTGGTTCCCGTGGCGGCGCTCGCTCCCGGCGACCTCGTCGTGGTCCGCCCCGGGGAGCGGATCCCCGTGGACGGCGTCGTCGAGGAGGGAGCGGCCGGCGTCGACGTGTCCGCCCTCACCGGCGAGTCCCTGCCGGTCGAGGCCGTCCCCGGGGCCGAGGTGGCAGCGGGCACCATCGCGCTCGGCGGAGCGCTCGCGGTGCGCGCGACCCGCGTCGGCACCGATACCCGCCTCGCGCGCATCGGTGCGCTCGTCGAGGCCGCTCAGCTGGGCAAGACGCGATCCCAGCGCCTGGCCGACCGCATCTCGGGCGTCTTCGTACCCGTCGTGATCGCTCTCGCTCTCGTCACCTTCTTCGCGTGGCTGTGGGCGACGGGCAGTGCCGCCACCGCCCTGCAGCCCGCCATCGCCGTGCTCATCGTGGCGTGCCCCTGCGCGCTGGGGCTCGCGACCCCCATCGCCCTCCTCGTCGGGACGACCCGGGCGGCTCAGCGCGGAGTCCTCATCTCCGGCGCGGAAGCGCTCGAGACGGCGGGTCGGATCGACACGGTCGTGTTCGACAAGACCGGAACGCTCACGACCGGGCGCATGGCGGTTCTCGGAGTCACCCCCGCCCCCGGCGAGGACGCCGCCCGCGCGCTCTCTCTGGCCGCGTCCGCCGAGCGCGGGTCCGAGCATCCGGTCGGCCGGGCGATCGCCGCTGCCAGTCCCGATGCCACCGCCGCTCGTGCGGACGGCTTCCGGTCCGTGGCGGGCCTCGGCGTGACCGCCGTGGTCGCGGGGGAGGAGGTGGCCGTGGCGCGCACCGACGGTCCCCTCGGGCCCGAGCTCGACGCGGCCGTCGCCTCCTATCGTTCGGACGGTCTGACCGTCGTCGTCGTCCGCATCGACGGCGTCGCCCGGGCCGTCATCGGCGTCGGCGACCCGCTGCGGGTCGAAGCGGCGGAGGCGGTGCGCCGGGTCCGCGGGCTGGGTGCCGAGACCATCGTGCTCAGCGGCGACCACCCCGACACCGTCAGCGCGGTGCTGCGGCCGCTCACCGGCGGGGTTCCGGGGGAGCGCCTCCCGTTCGTCGGCGGTGCGAGCCCCGAGAGCAAGGCCCAGGAGGTGCGTCGGCTCCGCGACGAGGGGAGGCGCGTCGCCATGGTCGGCGACGGGATCAACGATGCCGCCGCGCTCGCCGTCTCGGACCTCGGCATCGCGCTCGCCTCGGGATCCGACATCGCCATGGAAGCCGGCGACGTGACCCTCCTGCGACCGGACCCGCGCCTCGTCGCCGACGCCATCTCGCTGTCGAGGCGGATGCTCGGCGTCATCCGCGGCAATCTCTTCTGGGCGTTCGCCTACAACGTCGCCGCGCTCCCGGTCGCCGCGCTCGGGCTGCTCGACCCGATGATCGCGGGTGCCGCGATGGCGTTCTCCAGCGTGTTCGTCGTGCTCAACAGCCTGCGCCTCCGTCGCTTCTGACGACGTTCCGCGATTACCAGAAAAGGTGTGCTGGAAACGAACAGTTCACCGGCGCGTCGTCGCTTCTCCCTCGAACGGGGGGTATGGGAGGACATACAGCCGGGTCTATCCTCAACGCAGGGGTTGAGAAATATTCGTTTTACAGGAAAGGCCCGACTTTGCTGAAGAACCTCAGCCCGCTGCTGTCCGGTGCGCTCCTGAGCGCCCTGGATGCCATGAATGACGGCGATACGCTTACCCTCGTCGGCAGCGGTTATCCGGAACAAGAGATCACCACGCCCATCGTCCACCTGGGGGAGGACGTCACCACCGAGGCCGCCGCAGAGGCGATCCTCAGTGTTCTACCGCTCGACAGCTTCGACCCGTCTCCGATCGTCTTCCTGGACCTCGGCGACGAACCCTACGACGTCCCGGACGTCGCCTTCGCGGTGAACGGCATCGCGTCGGATGCCGAGCTTCGCCGTGTCCCGATGACCCGTCTCGAGCTGGCGCCGTTCGTCGAGCTCGCCCGGCGCTCCGCGGTCACCGTGCGCGTCGGGTCCGACGCCCCGCCCTGCGCGTTCCTGCTTCGCCGGGGCAGCCTGTAGCACCGCCGCATTCCGCACAGCGCCCGCCGGCCGGGGAGGTCTCGCCCCGGCCGCGCGGGCGCACCGCGTAGAGTGGTTGACCGTGTCCACTCCGCGCGCCCGCACGCCGCAGCAACCCGCTTTCAACCGGGCCGCGCTCGTTCCCGGGCTCCTCGGCGCGATCGCGCTGCTCGCCGGCCTCGCGCTCGTCGGCGGCGAGTGGTACCTGTACATCCGCTACGCGGCGTGCGTCCTGGCCCTGATCCTGTGCGTGTTCGCCGGCCAGGCGCGCCAGTGGTGGTGGCTCGCGGGCCTCCTCCCGCTCGCCGTGCTGTGGAACCCGGTCTGGCCGATCCCGCTCGCCGACCTGGCGCTGCGCGGATTGAGCATCGCCGGGGCCGTCGTCTTCACCGTCGCGGCGATCACGATCAAGATCCCCGCCGATCCGCGTCGCTGAAAGCCCGCGCGTCCGGTAAAATGGACATGCGCGACCGTCCTGCGTCGCGCCGTCCGGTGCTCTGGCACCCGGATCGGGGCCGATCGGCTCCCGTCCGGTACCGCACCGGCCCTCACGCCCACCGGCGTCGCGCTCTCCGTCAGCGCGCGGCGCACCACTGGAGGACCATGTCTCGTTCGGGTCAGCGCACCACCTCGTCGCGCCCGCAGCAACGGCGGAACCGGCACGCCAACAACGACGGCCTCATCCCCGTCCTCGCCCGCAAGGTGCGCGAGGTCGAAGCGAAGGCCGCCGACGGGAAGAAGCTCGGCCCCACGAACCGCACCAAGTTCCAGGTCATCGCCTTCCTCATGCGCGAGGAGCGCGCCCGCGCCAAGGCCGATGCCGAGCTGTCGGACGCCGCGCGCGCCGAGCAGCTCAAACGGCTGGACGGCATCGCGACCATCCTGGCCAAGACCGCGGCCCGCGACACGTCGCTCATCACGCTGCTCGAGAGCGAGTCGCCCCCGACCGCGACCGCCCAGAAGATGCGCCGCGACTGGCTGCTCGAGTCCGGCACCGAGCTGAGCCCCGACGACCTCATCATCACGTTCGAGCGTCCGGCGCCGAAGCAGGACAGCGTGATCCCTCCCGAGCTCGCGGAGAAGCAGGTCGTGCCGCCCTCGGTGAAGGCGCGGCAGCTCTCGAACCCGTTCCTCGCGCCCGATCTCAGCCGGCTTCAGCCTCCCGCCCCCACCCCGCGCCGGAGGCTCGACTCCTGGGAGCTCCTCGGCCCGCTGTTCAAGTCGTTCGAGTACGGTGCGGGCGGCCAGGCCGCCAGCATGGAGCTGCCGCCGGCGCCGCCGATCGATCGCTACTCGCCCACCGGGCTGGAGCTCATGCACCACCAGTCGCGCTTCATCGAGAGCGTGCGGCAGGGGCACCGCACGTTCCTGCTCGCCGACGAGCCCGGCCTCGGCAAGACGGCCCAGTCGATCCTCGCCGCGTCGGTCGCAGGTGCCTACCCGCTGCTCGCCGTCGTGCCCAACGTCGTCAAGATGAACTGGGCGCGCGAGGTCGAGCGCTGGACGCCGCACCGCCGCGCCACCGTCATCCACGGCGACGGGGAGGGCCTCGACGCGTTCGCGGACGTCGTCATCGTGAACTACGAGGTGCTCGACCGGCACCTGTCGTGGCTCAGCACGCTGGGCTTCCAGGGCATGGTGGTCGACGAGGCCCACTTCATCAAGAACCTCCACTCGCAGCGCTCCCGGCTCGTCCTCGGCCTCGCCGAGGCGATCCGCTCGACGACGCACGATCCGCTCCTGATCGCACTGACCGGCACGCCGCTCATCAACGACATCGACGACTTCAAGGCGATCTGGCAGTTCCTCGGCTGGATCGACGGCAGCAAGCCGACCGCCGAGCTCATGGAGCGCTTGGAGGAGACGGGGCTGACCCCGGCCGACTTCGGGTTCTACGCCGCGGCGCGCGAGGCCGTGATCGACCTCGGGATCGTCCGCCGCCGCAAGCTCGACGTGGCTGCCGACCTGCCGAGCCGACGCGTGGTCGACCTCCCCGTCGAACTCGACGACGACCTCGGCCGGTCGATCCGGCAGGCCGAGAAGGAGCTCGCCGCCCGCCTGGTCGCGCGCTTCCACCGCGCAGCCGCCGCCGGCCGCCCCGACACGTTCGACGGCGACGACGAGGCGCATCGCCGGCACCTCATCCGCCTCGTCGCCCAGTCGGAGCTGGAGGAGTCGAAGTCGGCGAAGACCGGCGACAACGTCTTCACCATGGTGCGCCGCATCGGGCAGGCGAAGGCCGGGCTGGCGATCGACTACACCGCGCAGCTCGCGCGGTCGGTCGGCAAGGTCGTCTTCTTCGCCAAGCACATCGACGTGATGGACGCGGCCGAGGAGGCGTTCGCCGCCCGGGACCTGAAGACTATCTCGATCCGCGGGGACCAGTCCGCGCTCTCGCGCCAGAAGGAGATCGACGCCTTCAACAACGACCCCGACGTGGCGGTGGCCGTCTGCTCGCTGACCGCGGCAGGCGTGGGCCTCAACCTGCAGGCCGCCTCCAACGTCGTCCTCGCCGAACTGTCCTGGACGGCCGCCGAGCAGACCCAGGCCATCGACCGGGTCCACCGGATCGGCCAGGAGGAGCCCGTCACCGCCTGGCGGATCATCGCCGCGCAGACGATCGACGCGAAGATCGCCGAGCTCATCGACGCCAAGCAGGGCCTCGCAGCCCGGGCGCTCGACGGCAGCGATGTCGAGGTGGGGTCGGGCGACTCGGTCCAGCTCGACGCGCTCATCCACCTGCTCGAGGAGGCGCTGGGCGACTAGGCGCCGAGGGGGTCAGCCGATCTCGTCCTCGTCGTCGTCGAGCGGCACGGGCCGGTCGTCATCCGGGACGAGGAGGTCGTCCGCCTCCTCGTCGTCGACGGGGAGGTCGTCGGGGTCGTGCACGACGGGCGCGGGCTCATAGTCGCCCTCCTGCGCCTCTCGGAACTCGTCGAGGTCGTCGTCGCGCCGGGGGGTGCCGGCGGTTCCCGTGTCGCTCTCGCTCATGCTGAGAGGGTACCGCCGCCCGGAGCGGGCGGGAAGCGCCCCGAGGCCCGGGTCCCGGGTCCCGGGCGCGGCGCCGGGTTCGGCGCGCGGCTCAGTCGAGGTCGAACACGAACGACGGCCCCTGCTCGTCGTGCTCGATCCGCGCCCGGCCGCTGAAGCCCGCGAAATCGGCCGTCCCCGTCCCGGGCACCACGTATCCGAAGGCGGAGGGATCGCCTGGGTGCTGAAGAGCGCCGTGGTGAACGGTGAACGAACCCGACCGGCCGTCGGGCAGCGAGCCGGTGATGCGCTCGGCGGCCAGGTAGCCGCGGCCCGCCTCCTCGGTTCCGGAGGAGACGAAGTGCGCGGTCGACTCGCCCGACAGCCCGTCGGTGTAGGTCTTGCGCATGACGACGGCCCCGAGCCAGTCGCCGCCGATCCCGTCGAGGGCGGCCGGGTCCCAGCCCGTGACCTGGAAGCGGGCGATGATCGTCTCTGCCATGCGCCCACCCTACGGCGACCATCCGACAGCGCCATGATTTCGCGACGGCGGGGTTCTGGGCTAGACAGGGGATATGCCGCATCACTCCCAGACCGAGATCGAGCGCAAGTACGACGTGGGGGACGAGGCGCAGCCTCCCCAGCTCGTCGGCGTCGGCGCCGTCGCCGTCGAGGGGGAGCCGCAGGAGTACGAGCTGGTGGCCGTCTACTTCGACACCGCCGACCTCGACCTGGCCCGCAACCGCGTCGCGATGCGGGTGCGTCACGGCGGCCACGATGCGGGCTGGCACGTGAAGCTGCCGGCCGAGGAGGGCCGGACGGAGCTGCAGTGGCCGCCGACCGGGAGCGACGAGCCGCCCGCGGAGCTGGTCGAGCACCTGCGCGAGCACACGGCAGGCGCAGCTCTCGCCCCGATCGCCCGCGTCGAGAACAGCAGGGTGACCGTCGTGCTGCAGGACGCCGCCGGATTCGACCTCGCCGAGCTCTCGGACGACCACGTGCGCAGCGAGAACCTGCGCACGGGTGCCGTCCGGACCTGGCGGGAGTGGGAGGTCGAGCTCCTGAGCGGCGCCCCGGACAGCCGGAAGAAGCGCACGGCTCTTCTCGACGGCATCGAGGAGCGCCTCCTCGCCGCCGGTGCCCGGCCGTCGGAGAGCTCCTCGAAGCTCCAGCGCGCGCTCGGTCTCTGACGCCGTGCCGCCGCGGCGGCGCATATATCACCGGCTGCCTCCGCAGTCCAGAGCGCTTTTGTGCATCGGGGGAGGCGTCGGGCATGATTCAAGAGGCGTAACGAGAAACGGAGCAGCATGAAGATCGGCATCCTCACCAGCGGCGGAGACTGCCCCGGCCTCAACGCGGTCATCCGCGGGGCCGTGCTCAAGGGCGACCGGGTGTACCACTCCGAGTTCGCCGGCTTCCGCTACGGCTGGAGGGGTGTCGTCGATGCGGACATCGTCCCGCTCGACCGGCACAGCGTCCGCGGCCTCTCGCGCCAGGGCGGCACGATCCTCGGGTCGAGCCGCACCAACCCGTTCGAGGGCGAGGGCGGCGGCCCCGAGAACATCCAGCGGATGATGGACGACAACGGCATCGACGCCATCATCGCGATCGGGGGCGAGGGCACCCTCACCGCGGCACGGCGTCTCACCGACGCGGGCCTGCGCATCGTGGGCGTCCCGAAGACCATCGACAACGACCTGGCGGCGACGGACTACTCCTTCGGCTTCGACACAGCGGTCGAGATCGCCACCGAGGCGATCGACCGCCTCCGGACGACCGCCGAGTCGCACCAGCGCTGCATGGTCGTGGAGGTGATGGGCCGGCACGTGGGCTGGATCGCCCTCCACTCGGGCATGGCGGGCGGCGCGCACGCGATCCTCATCCCGGAGCAGCCGCAGTCGATCGAGCAGATCTGCGAGTGGGTGGAGTCGGTCCGCGACCGCGGCCGCGCGCCCGTGATCGTCGTGTCGGAGGGGTTCCACCTCGACACGATGGAGGAGGCCCACTCCCACAAGGGTCTCGACGCCTTCAACCGCCCCCGGCTCGGCGGGATCGGCGAGATGCTCGCCCCGATGATCGAGGAGCGCACGGGGATCGAGTCGCGCGCGACGGTCCTCGGGCACATGCAGCGCGGCGGGGTGCCGAGCGCCTACGACCGCGTGCTCGCCACGCGCCTCGGCATGGCCGCCGTCGACGCCGTCTACGAGGGCCGCTGGGGCTCCATGGTCGCGCTCCGGGGCACCGATGTCGTCAACGTCTCCATCGCCGACGCGACCGGCGGCCTCAAGACGGTGCCGCCGGCGCGCTACGAGGAGGCCGCGCTCCTCTTCGGCTGACTCCCGGCCTCTCCCGGGGCAACCGGGCGTAGGCTCCCTCCTACGAGAGAAGGGACTCAGCCTGTGCCGCGTTTCGTCCAGTTCGATGAGTTCAGTTCCCGGGACTTCCTCCATGTCGTCGAGCGCGAGCGGCCGTGGCCCGGCCCCGGGCAGGTGCTCGTCCGGGTGATGGCCGCCGGGCTGAATCCGATGGACTACAAGTGCTATCGCGACGAGGCGGCCGCGGCTCGGATGGGCGTCACGCTCCCGAGCGGGATCGGGCAGGACTTCGCGGGGTTCGTCGAGGAGCTCGGCGAGGGCGTCTCGCGGTTCGAGCTCGGCCAGGCGGTGCTCGGCACGGCGCCGTTCGCCTCCGTCGCCGACTTCGTCGTCGTCCCGGAGGACGGCCGGGTCATCCCCAAACCGGACCCGCTGACGTTCGAGGTCGCGGGTTCGCTCGGCGTCGTAGGGCGCACCGCCATGGCCTCGGTCCGGTCGCTCGACCTCGCCGAGGACGACTGCGTGCTGGTCAGCGCCGCGGCCGGCGGCGTCGGCGTCCTGGCGGCGCAGCTGGCGATCCGCGCCGGCGCCCACGTCGTCGGGACGGCGAGCGAGGAGAACCACGAGTTCCTCGAGACGCTCGGTGTCGTCCCGGTCGCCTACGGGGAGGGACTGGCCGGGCGGGTGCGCGAGGTGCTCGACCCGGACCGCCGCATCACCGCGGTCCTCGACAACCACGGTCCGGACACGATCGATGCGGCGCTGGAGCTGGGCGTCCCTCCCGAGCGCATCAACACCATCGCCGTCTTCGGGCC is a window from the Leifsonia sp. AG29 genome containing:
- a CDS encoding M20/M25/M40 family metallo-hydrolase, whose amino-acid sequence is MSREGRAGGAGGAGDAAAIERFRALLTIPTVSRNPVEETDWDAFDRFSGALAELYPLLHATLEREEHGRSLLYRWRGSGGEAPTVLMAHYDVVPATDEGWSHPPFAATLTGTGDAALLWGRGAIDDKGSLVAILEAVEGLLRDGFSPRGDVYLSFGHDEETLGSGARAIAAALASRGVRPRLVLDEGGAIVEGVFPGVRAPIAVVGVSEKGIASVRLRVEQHGGHASTPPRVAAPVRLARAITRINARPFPARLNEPTLEMVERLGEHARGPLRFVFTRARRLQPLLRAVFGRLSDETRAIVRTTAAVTQLRGSLAANALAEVAEAVVNVRIAVGSDVAGTVEHLRRAVRDPAVAIDALDASEPSPVSAMSGREWDRLARAVEGIHPEAVVVPYVMLGASDARHFAGLSPAVYRFTPFELSSEERGALHARDERIRVSTWLRGIEVYREVLRTG
- a CDS encoding O-acetyl-ADP-ribose deacetylase: MTDYLEIVRGDITDQAVDAIVNAANSSLLGGGGVDGAIHRRGGPAILEACRELRATVLPDGLPTGQAVATTGGELDARWVVHAVGPVWSSREDRTPLLQNAYRSSLRVARELGARTVAFPAISAGVYGWPMDDAARVAISTVRAVLSSGVGSVESVRFVLFSEEALSAFRTAAGE
- a CDS encoding metal-sensitive transcriptional regulator is translated as MIADIKKRAMHRTRILEGQLRGLEKMIENEDYCIDIITQSLAIQKSLGSLNKLLVENHLRTHVSEMFEEGGSQRDDAIAELLKVYELSNNRG
- a CDS encoding heavy-metal-associated domain-containing protein, which encodes MQTRYDVLGMTCDHCARAVSGELSALEGVSAVEVDVEQGTALVTSDGPLDEALVADAVAEAGYSLGRPGRLPLL
- a CDS encoding heavy metal translocating P-type ATPase → MSVAQTAAADAVRVELAVEGMTCASCVARVERKLQRVPGVGASVNLATERASVTAPSGVATEDLIRAVEQAGYSARVIPAEREAGDEAYEEDASSARLVPRLIVAAVLSLPVALLSMVPALRFPGSEIVAMVLTLPVVLWAGWPFHRAAAVALRHGSATMDTLVSLGTLAALGWSTVVALTGADAHQYFEVAAVVTTFILIGRVIEQRSRRRAGAALRSLLEAGGREATRRTSGGGEHLVPVAALAPGDLVVVRPGERIPVDGVVEEGAAGVDVSALTGESLPVEAVPGAEVAAGTIALGGALAVRATRVGTDTRLARIGALVEAAQLGKTRSQRLADRISGVFVPVVIALALVTFFAWLWATGSAATALQPAIAVLIVACPCALGLATPIALLVGTTRAAQRGVLISGAEALETAGRIDTVVFDKTGTLTTGRMAVLGVTPAPGEDAARALSLAASAERGSEHPVGRAIAAASPDATAARADGFRSVAGLGVTAVVAGEEVAVARTDGPLGPELDAAVASYRSDGLTVVVVRIDGVARAVIGVGDPLRVEAAEAVRRVRGLGAETIVLSGDHPDTVSAVLRPLTGGVPGERLPFVGGASPESKAQEVRRLRDEGRRVAMVGDGINDAAALAVSDLGIALASGSDIAMEAGDVTLLRPDPRLVADAISLSRRMLGVIRGNLFWAFAYNVAALPVAALGLLDPMIAGAAMAFSSVFVVLNSLRLRRF
- a CDS encoding RbsD/FucU domain-containing protein — protein: MLKNLSPLLSGALLSALDAMNDGDTLTLVGSGYPEQEITTPIVHLGEDVTTEAAAEAILSVLPLDSFDPSPIVFLDLGDEPYDVPDVAFAVNGIASDAELRRVPMTRLELAPFVELARRSAVTVRVGSDAPPCAFLLRRGSL
- a CDS encoding DUF6804 family protein, translated to MSTPRARTPQQPAFNRAALVPGLLGAIALLAGLALVGGEWYLYIRYAACVLALILCVFAGQARQWWWLAGLLPLAVLWNPVWPIPLADLALRGLSIAGAVVFTVAAITIKIPADPRR
- a CDS encoding DEAD/DEAH box helicase; translation: MSRSGQRTTSSRPQQRRNRHANNDGLIPVLARKVREVEAKAADGKKLGPTNRTKFQVIAFLMREERARAKADAELSDAARAEQLKRLDGIATILAKTAARDTSLITLLESESPPTATAQKMRRDWLLESGTELSPDDLIITFERPAPKQDSVIPPELAEKQVVPPSVKARQLSNPFLAPDLSRLQPPAPTPRRRLDSWELLGPLFKSFEYGAGGQAASMELPPAPPIDRYSPTGLELMHHQSRFIESVRQGHRTFLLADEPGLGKTAQSILAASVAGAYPLLAVVPNVVKMNWAREVERWTPHRRATVIHGDGEGLDAFADVVIVNYEVLDRHLSWLSTLGFQGMVVDEAHFIKNLHSQRSRLVLGLAEAIRSTTHDPLLIALTGTPLINDIDDFKAIWQFLGWIDGSKPTAELMERLEETGLTPADFGFYAAAREAVIDLGIVRRRKLDVAADLPSRRVVDLPVELDDDLGRSIRQAEKELAARLVARFHRAAAAGRPDTFDGDDEAHRRHLIRLVAQSELEESKSAKTGDNVFTMVRRIGQAKAGLAIDYTAQLARSVGKVVFFAKHIDVMDAAEEAFAARDLKTISIRGDQSALSRQKEIDAFNNDPDVAVAVCSLTAAGVGLNLQAASNVVLAELSWTAAEQTQAIDRVHRIGQEEPVTAWRIIAAQTIDAKIAELIDAKQGLAARALDGSDVEVGSGDSVQLDALIHLLEEALGD
- a CDS encoding DUF3224 domain-containing protein, whose protein sequence is MAETIIARFQVTGWDPAALDGIGGDWLGAVVMRKTYTDGLSGESTAHFVSSGTEEAGRGYLAAERITGSLPDGRSGSFTVHHGALQHPGDPSAFGYVVPGTGTADFAGFSGRARIEHDEQGPSFVFDLD
- a CDS encoding CYTH domain-containing protein produces the protein MPHHSQTEIERKYDVGDEAQPPQLVGVGAVAVEGEPQEYELVAVYFDTADLDLARNRVAMRVRHGGHDAGWHVKLPAEEGRTELQWPPTGSDEPPAELVEHLREHTAGAALAPIARVENSRVTVVLQDAAGFDLAELSDDHVRSENLRTGAVRTWREWEVELLSGAPDSRKKRTALLDGIEERLLAAGARPSESSSKLQRALGL
- a CDS encoding 6-phosphofructokinase produces the protein MKIGILTSGGDCPGLNAVIRGAVLKGDRVYHSEFAGFRYGWRGVVDADIVPLDRHSVRGLSRQGGTILGSSRTNPFEGEGGGPENIQRMMDDNGIDAIIAIGGEGTLTAARRLTDAGLRIVGVPKTIDNDLAATDYSFGFDTAVEIATEAIDRLRTTAESHQRCMVVEVMGRHVGWIALHSGMAGGAHAILIPEQPQSIEQICEWVESVRDRGRAPVIVVSEGFHLDTMEEAHSHKGLDAFNRPRLGGIGEMLAPMIEERTGIESRATVLGHMQRGGVPSAYDRVLATRLGMAAVDAVYEGRWGSMVALRGTDVVNVSIADATGGLKTVPPARYEEAALLFG
- a CDS encoding NADP-dependent oxidoreductase → MPRFVQFDEFSSRDFLHVVERERPWPGPGQVLVRVMAAGLNPMDYKCYRDEAAAARMGVTLPSGIGQDFAGFVEELGEGVSRFELGQAVLGTAPFASVADFVVVPEDGRVIPKPDPLTFEVAGSLGVVGRTAMASVRSLDLAEDDCVLVSAAAGGVGVLAAQLAIRAGAHVVGTASEENHEFLETLGVVPVAYGEGLAGRVREVLDPDRRITAVLDNHGPDTIDAALELGVPPERINTIAVFGPAARGAQHVGGAAAGNDELAELAQLLAENELVLPIDSIYPIERTVEAFARLEGGHLRGKIVIVTD